In the genome of Streptomyces sp. Q6, the window GGCACGAGGGCCAGGAACAGGCCCGCGGTCGTGGTACCCGCGGCCAGGTACAGCGTGCCGCGCCGCCCGAGCCGTGCGACGAGCTTCCCGGCCGCCGCCGACGAGACCGTGCCCACCAGATACACCAGGAAGATCGAGCCGACGATGCCCTGGGGCAGCGAGAACGGCGCGGCCGTGAGCCGGTAGCCGATCACCGTGTACACCGCGCCGAACACCGTCATGAACAGGGCGCCGATCACGTACAGGCGGCGCAGCAGCGGGTTCGCCAGGTGGCCGCCCACCGTCCGGGCCAGGGCGCGGGGGCGCAGCGACCCCGGCGTGAAGTGACGCGGCGCGGGCAGCAGCGCGCGGAACGCGACGGCGCACACCACCGCGATCACACCGATCGTCCCGACGGCCGCCCGCCAGCCCCACGCCTGCGCGATCCAGCCGCCGATGACCCGGCCGCTCATGCCCCCGATGGAGTTGCCCGCGACGAACAGGCCGATGGCCGCGACCAGTGCCTTCGGCCGCACCTCCTCCGCCAGGTACGCCATCGCGGAGGCGGGCAGACCGGCGAGCGCCGCGCCCTGGAGCGCGCGCAGCGCGATCAGCACGCCGAGCGACGGCGCGAAGGGAACCAGGAGCCCGACCGTGACGGCCACCGACAGCGACGCCGTCATCACCGTGCGCCGCCCGAACCGCTCGGAGAGCGCGCTCAGCGGCAGCACGCACAGCGCGAGCGCGAACGTCGCCCCGGACACCGTCCAGCTCGCCGTGGACGCGCTCGCCCCGAAGTCGGCGGAGACCAGCGGCAGCAGCGCCTGCGTCGAGTACAGCAGGGCGAAGGTGGCGACACCGGCGAGGAAGAGGGCGAAGCTCATCCGGCGGTAGCCGGGACCGCCCGGACTCATCCGCGTGTCCGTCGGGGTGGGGGCGGCGGGGGCGGCGACCGCGTGGGTGGCGGCCGCCCGGCTACTGGCAGGAGACATGCCACGACGGTAGGACCGCCCGACTCATGCGTCCAATGCACGAACACTCCATAATCGTTCCCATGCAGCATCAGCAGAGGTCACAGCCGCGCCTGTCACCCGCCAGTGACACAGAAGACATGGTCACGCTGCTCGCGCCGCGGCTCGCCTACTTCGCGGCCGTCGCCCGCACCGAGCACGTCACGCGCGCCGCGCAGGAGCTCCAGGTACCCCAGTCGACGCTCTCGCGGGCGATGGTGCGGCTCGAACACGACCTCGGCGTCGACCTGTTCGCCCGCCACGGCCGCACGGTCTCGCTCACCCCCGCGGGCCGCACCTTCCTGACGTCCGTGGAGCGCGCGCTCGGCGAGGTCGCCAAGGCCGCCGAGTCCGTCCGCGCCGACGCCGACCCGGAGTCCGGCAAGGTCGCGTTCGGCTTCCTGCACACCATGGGGACGGAGACGGTCCCCGGCCTGATCCGCGCCTTCCGCGCCGACCACCCCCGCATCCGCTTCAGCCTCGTCCAGAACTACGGCGAGGCGATGCTGGAGCGGCTGCGCGCGGGGGAGCTCGACCTGTGCCTGACCTCGCCGGTCCCCGACGCTCCCGACCTGGTCGCGCGCCGCCTCGACGAACAGCGCCTGCGCCTCGTCGTCCCCGAGGACCACCGCCTCGCCGCCCGCAAGCGCATCCGCCTCGCCGAGACCGCCGACGAGGTCTTCGTGACCCTCGAACCCGGCTACGGACTGCGCCGCATCACCGACGACCTGTGCGCGGAGGCCGGGTTCCGGCCCCGGATCGCGTTCGAGGGGGAGGAGGCGGAGACGCTGCGCGGCCTCGTCGCGGCGGGCCTCGGCGTGGCCCTCCTGCCGCCACCGGCCGTGCCCCGCCCCGGAGTCGTGGAACTGGCGGTCACCGGTCAGCGCGCCGTCCGCGAGATCGGTGTGGCGTGGCTCGACGGCCACCCGGACACGCCCCCGGTCGCGGCGTTCAAGAAGTTCCTGCTGTCCCGGCGGGGCCGGCTGCTGCCCGAACAGGCCGGAGCGGAGTAGGCGCAGGCCCTCGTCGTTGCCGGAGCCCGGCAGGCCGCAGTGCCCGGTGATGCCGTGGGACGGCCCTGACGCGCGGGCCCGCCGGGGCGCATGGTTCGGGGGACGAGACAGAGGGTGACGGAACATGGCTGACGCGCCGAGCGTACATGCGGGGGAGTCCGGTGAATGGGCCCGCAGGGGCCGCGGGTTCGGCTGGGCGGGGCTGCTCCTCGTCCTGCTGGGCGCCGCGCTGTTCGCCCTGGTCCCGTGGGCCGAGGCGGACAACCGGGGGTACGCGGCGGCGCCCGACTGCCCGCCGGGCACCCGGTCCGGCACGTGCCGGGCGGCCGTCCCGCAGATCGTCGGGAGCAAGGGCACCGACGGCGGCAGGACCGTGACGTACCACCTCTACCTGCGCGACGTCGGCGCCCCGGCGGACGACGAGCGCATGGTGCGGCTCCCCGACGACCTGCCGATCTACGACGCGGTGCGTCCCGGCGACCGGGTCACCGCCACGTACTGGAAGGACGAGATCCGCGCCGTCCGCTTCGGTGACGCCGTCCAGGAGGCGGAGCTGTCGCCCGTCCACGACGGCCGGCTGCCCGGGGCGTTCGCCGTGGCGGCGCTGGCCTTCGGGCTCGGCGCGCTGTCCTTCTGGGGCGGGCTGCGCCTGCGGCCCGTGCGCCAGGGAGCCGCCTACCCGTGGCCGCACATCGCCGGATTCACGGCGGGCGTCCTGATCGGCTCGGCCGGCTTCCCCGTGGTGCTCCTGGGCGACGACGTGTGGTCGGGCCTCAGGTTCACGGCCTGGGCCGTCCTGCCCGCCCTGGTCCTGTCGGTCCTGCTCTGCCGGTGGACCGTGCGCCGCGTGCGCCGGGCCGCGGCGCGCATCGTCCCCGTCGCGCCCACCGAGCGGCGGGTGGTGACCGCGGCCGTGCACGGCGACGTGCCCTACAGCAGAGCGGGCTACGGGTACCTGCTGATCGGCGACGGGCCCGTGACGGCCACGACCGATCCCGCGGGCCGGGTCGCCCTCGCCCCGCTCCCGGAGACCCTCACGGTGCTGCGCGTACGCGAGACGCTCGTCGGCGACCCGCCGTTCTCGCCGCCCCGGCGCGGCGAGTACTACGTCGTCGTCGAGTGCGCCGACGGCGACCGCACGGTGCTCGTCATGGCCGGGCACGAGGACGCGCCGCGGGTGCTCGGCGCCCTCCTCGAAGCCGGTGGCCCACCGTCCGCCTACGCGCCGAGCGACTGACCGAACCCGGCGGCCAGCGGCATCCGCAGCCCGATCGGCGGCGGCGCGGCGAGAGCGTCCTGGAGCGGCCGGGAGAACGGGTGGCCGAAGAGCGTCCCGCGGACGAAGTCGACGGCCAGGGCGGTCACTTCGGCCCGGTGCTGCGCCAGGCGGTGCCCGTCCGAGTGCACCTCGAACCGGCACACG includes:
- a CDS encoding MFS transporter, whose amino-acid sequence is MSPASSRAAATHAVAAPAAPTPTDTRMSPGGPGYRRMSFALFLAGVATFALLYSTQALLPLVSADFGASASTASWTVSGATFALALCVLPLSALSERFGRRTVMTASLSVAVTVGLLVPFAPSLGVLIALRALQGAALAGLPASAMAYLAEEVRPKALVAAIGLFVAGNSIGGMSGRVIGGWIAQAWGWRAAVGTIGVIAVVCAVAFRALLPAPRHFTPGSLRPRALARTVGGHLANPLLRRLYVIGALFMTVFGAVYTVIGYRLTAAPFSLPQGIVGSIFLVYLVGTVSSAAAGKLVARLGRRGTLYLAAGTTTAGLFLALVPRLPVVLLGLMLITAGFFAGHATASSSVSHTATHGRAQASALYQSAYYIGSSAGSAVGAIAFHAQGWAGTVGLGLVAVLGVVSLTLWGTYAARAQRHRTTAGALPAH
- a CDS encoding LysR family transcriptional regulator, with the protein product MQHQQRSQPRLSPASDTEDMVTLLAPRLAYFAAVARTEHVTRAAQELQVPQSTLSRAMVRLEHDLGVDLFARHGRTVSLTPAGRTFLTSVERALGEVAKAAESVRADADPESGKVAFGFLHTMGTETVPGLIRAFRADHPRIRFSLVQNYGEAMLERLRAGELDLCLTSPVPDAPDLVARRLDEQRLRLVVPEDHRLAARKRIRLAETADEVFVTLEPGYGLRRITDDLCAEAGFRPRIAFEGEEAETLRGLVAAGLGVALLPPPAVPRPGVVELAVTGQRAVREIGVAWLDGHPDTPPVAAFKKFLLSRRGRLLPEQAGAE